A window of the Anoplopoma fimbria isolate UVic2021 breed Golden Eagle Sablefish chromosome 17, Afim_UVic_2022, whole genome shotgun sequence genome harbors these coding sequences:
- the amigo3 gene encoding LOW QUALITY PROTEIN: amphoterin-induced protein 3 (The sequence of the model RefSeq protein was modified relative to this genomic sequence to represent the inferred CDS: inserted 1 base in 1 codon), with amino-acid sequence MFYVAGSSGFPQGVVAPAVTAASPPWWSVVVWLVCLQLPQLNPVQATICLSQNSSQVAGCLCASDILSCTDAGLDQVPREMPAYAVTLDLSHNRIEKLEGGSFEGLNRLETLRIAQNRLTIIQVGAFRNASGTLLRHLDLSSNQLRVLEQHFFLDLLGLKELLLYNNRIVQVESRALAGLGSLHKAYLSHNRIXDFPFFSIQEHSHPHLSMLDLSSNRLSKLPLEDITNLPISMQRGLYLHNNSLVCECSMYGLFRHWDQKGFASVRDFRQEHTCMVYGIQRGTVRFFQHGRYFEKCNTTAMSQGLKVQESSVSVKVGKPLLLHCETTLTGRHVTFLWVSPNQEYVAPPGNNGSLKMYANGSLEIVATRAEDSGIYWCMSLDQQRNETQEVNVTVVLPHDEPHEPFNTGYTTLLGCVVSLVLVLMYLYLTPCRCPPCCKAPTPATPSQGNEAGAGSAQSSILTPTPPASTEGPGRKVSTNKHVVFLEPIREQQNGRPRAGPGGHLGPGLLLGAEQHSKLHNQSQQRAGETDMSMFPVTPITMP; translated from the exons ATGTTTTACGTTGCTGGGAGTAGTGGTTTTCCGCAGGGTGTGGTGGCACCAGCGGTTACAGCGGCATCGCCACCATGGTGGTCTGTTGTTGTCTGGTTGGTGTGCCTCCAGCTCCCCCAGCTGAACCCGGTCCAGGCCACCATCTGCCTGTCTCAGAACTCCTCCCAGGTGGCCGGATGCCTCTGCGCCTCGGACATCCTCAGCTGCACCGACGCCGGTCTGGATCAGGTGCCCAGAGAGATGCCCGCCTACGCCGTCACTTTGGATCTAAGCCACAACCGGATCGAGAAGCTGGAGGGGGGCAGCTTCGAAGGACTTAACCGACTGGAGACGTTACGGATAGCGCAAAACCGGCTGACCATTATTCAGGTCGGGGCATTTCGAAACGCTTCCGGGACTCTTCTCCGACACCTGGACCTGTCGTCCAATCAGCTTCGTGTTCTGGAGCAGCATTTTTTCCTGGATCTGCTTGGATTAAAGGAGCTGCTGCTCTACAACAACCGTATCGTCCAAGTGGAGAGCAGAGCCCTGGCTGGACTGGGCAGCCTCCACAAGGCCTACCTCAGTCATAATCGCA ACGACTTCCCTTTCTTTTCCATCCAAGAGCACAGCCACCCTCACCTGTCCATGCTGGACCTGTCCTCAAACCGCCTGTCCAAACTACCCCTGGAGGACATTACAAACTTACCCATCTCAATGCAGAGAGGACTCTACCTACACAACAACTCCCTGGTGTGTGAGTGCTCAATGTACGGACTGTTCCGACACTGGGACCAGAAAGGATTTGCCTCGGTGAGGGACTTCAGACAGGAGCACACATGTATGGTCTACGGCATACAGAGGGGAACTGTGCGCTTCTTCCAGCACGGCCGCTACTTTGAAAAATGCAACACGACCGCGATGAGTCAGGGGCTGAAAGTGCAGGAGAGCAGTGTTTCGGTGAAGGTGGGAAAGCCGTTGCTTTTGCACTGTGAGACCACTCTCACCGGACGGCATGTGACCTTTCTCTGGGTGTCACCCAATCAGGAGTACGTTGCTCCGCCAGGAAACAACGGCTCGTTAAAGATGTACGCCAACGGCAGCTTGGAGATCGTGGCAACTCGTGCGGAGGACTCTGGTATCTACTGGTGCATGTCTCTGGACCAGCAGCGCAATGAGACGCAGGAGGTCAACGTGACCGTGGTGCTGCCACACGACGAGCCTCACGAGCCGTTCAACACCGGATACACCACCCTGCTGGGCTGCGTGGTGAGCCTGGTGCTGGTCCTCATGTACCTCTACCTGACGCCCTGCCGCTGTCCTCCCTGCTGCAAAGCCCCGACCCCGGCGACCCCGAGCCAAGGGAACGAGGCCGGAGCAGGGAGCGCCCAATCCTCCATCCTCACCCCAACCCCGCCGGCGTCCACGGAGGGCCCGGGCCGCAAGGTCAGTACCAACAAGCATGTGGTCTTTCtggagccaatcagagagcagcagaacgGCAGACCCAGGGCAGGGCCGGGAGGACACTTGGGTCCAGGTTTACTACTAGGGGCAGAGCAGCACTCAAAGCTCCACAACCAGTCGCAGCAGAGGGCGGGGGAGACAGACATGTCCATGTTCCCAGTCACTCCGATCACAATGCCATAG